The following coding sequences are from one Lipingzhangella halophila window:
- a CDS encoding TlpA family protein disulfide reductase, with amino-acid sequence MTGDYGSPVLHPDDLGAAEFGERATLVQFSSAFCQPCRATRRILADVGSMVGGVAHVEIDAESHLELMRGLDIERTPTVLVLDSRGRIVRRASGQPRKADVIAALGEAIGAR; translated from the coding sequence ATGACCGGCGACTACGGCTCACCCGTGCTGCACCCGGACGACCTCGGGGCGGCGGAGTTCGGCGAGCGGGCGACGCTCGTGCAGTTCTCCTCGGCTTTCTGCCAACCGTGCCGGGCGACCCGCCGGATCCTGGCCGATGTCGGCTCGATGGTCGGCGGGGTCGCCCACGTGGAGATCGACGCCGAGTCCCACCTGGAGCTGATGCGGGGGCTGGACATCGAGCGGACCCCGACCGTACTGGTGCTGGACTCCCGGGGACGGATCGTCCGGCGGGCCAGCGGGCAGCCACGCAAGGCCGACGTGATCGCCGCCCTGGGCGAGGCGATCGGCGCCCGGTAG
- a CDS encoding LysR family transcriptional regulator → MFEIRRLRLLLELAQRGTVTAVAEAGALTPSAVSQQLTLLQREAGVTLFVREGRVLRITDAGWVLVRHAEHLIAGMEEARAELAELVGTPTGPVKLSAFPTAARSVVPSAVARCRERHPSLRVIVDEREAPESMAALRGHETDVALVYSYALLPPLDTTGVTLTTLLTETFVMLLPPDRELADAPVPLAALAEETWISPYGDTSGRAALDRACASAGFAPSVDYASNDYTVITAMVRAGLGVALVPRLALEPGDTDIVVRPLEGDPVRRSIALATRAGTARDPALRALSAEIVTAAAEQAE, encoded by the coding sequence ATGTTTGAGATTCGCAGGTTGCGGCTGCTCCTTGAGCTGGCACAACGCGGCACGGTCACGGCGGTCGCCGAGGCCGGAGCACTGACGCCCTCGGCGGTCTCGCAGCAGCTCACCCTGCTGCAGCGCGAGGCCGGGGTCACCCTGTTCGTGCGCGAGGGGCGAGTGCTGCGCATCACCGACGCGGGCTGGGTCCTGGTGCGGCACGCGGAACACCTCATCGCGGGGATGGAGGAGGCGCGGGCGGAGCTGGCCGAGCTGGTCGGCACCCCCACCGGGCCGGTGAAGCTGTCGGCGTTTCCCACAGCGGCCCGCTCCGTGGTCCCGTCCGCGGTGGCACGCTGCCGGGAGCGCCACCCCTCGCTGCGCGTCATCGTGGACGAGCGCGAGGCCCCGGAGAGCATGGCGGCGCTGCGGGGCCACGAGACCGACGTCGCGCTGGTGTACTCCTATGCCCTGTTGCCACCGCTGGATACCACGGGGGTCACGCTGACCACACTGCTCACCGAGACGTTCGTGATGCTGCTCCCGCCCGACCGGGAGCTCGCCGACGCCCCGGTCCCCCTGGCGGCGCTGGCCGAGGAGACCTGGATCAGCCCGTACGGCGACACGTCCGGGCGCGCGGCGCTGGACCGGGCGTGCGCGTCGGCGGGATTCGCGCCCAGTGTCGACTACGCCAGCAACGACTACACGGTCATCACGGCCATGGTCCGCGCCGGCCTGGGCGTCGCCCTGGTGCCGCGGCTCGCCCTGGAACCCGGGGACACCGACATCGTGGTGCGCCCTCTGGAGGGCGACCCGGTACGCCGGAGCATCGCGCTGGCGACCCGCGCCGGCACCGCCCGCGACCCGGCACTACGCGCCCTCTCCGCGGAGATCGTCACAGCAGCCGCCGAACAGGCCGAGTAA
- a CDS encoding DUF1416 domain-containing protein, producing MSDNGCGAPVGGVALADVDPGDQAVIQGTVQRDGVPLSGAYARLLNSSDDFVGEVATGAEGTFRFFAADGDWKVRVLASKGFSEEYAVRAEVGKVIDLQVSA from the coding sequence GTGAGTGACAACGGGTGCGGCGCGCCGGTCGGCGGCGTGGCCCTTGCCGACGTTGACCCCGGTGACCAGGCGGTGATCCAGGGCACTGTGCAGCGTGACGGAGTGCCGCTGAGTGGTGCCTACGCCCGGCTGCTGAACTCCTCCGACGACTTTGTCGGCGAGGTCGCGACCGGTGCGGAAGGTACGTTCCGGTTCTTCGCCGCCGATGGTGACTGGAAGGTCCGTGTCCTGGCCTCGAAGGGCTTCTCCGAGGAGTACGCGGTGCGCGCCGAAGTCGGCAAGGTGATCGACCTGCAGGTGAGCGCCTGA
- a CDS encoding MurT ligase domain-containing protein has product MSELPLRAHLASALGKGAATLSRATGRGDGSVIGGRVALKVEPELLAKLAQGRRLTLVSATNGKTTTTRLIASALRELGEIATNEQGANMPTGHITALAARPNARNGVLETDEKYLPQVLEATSPAVVVLMNLSRDQMDRASEINLLAKKWRESLQKSEAHVIANADDPLVAWAGLGARHATWVAAGQRWKEDSWCCPDCGGHLKREPDPHWECPECGLSRPEATWSVDNDADVVITPDGQRMKLDLGLPGGANRANAAVALATAATYGIHSKQSLPRLREIRSVAGRYTSVVTNGVEVRLLLAKNPAGWLESFAVLGPPRIPVILAVNAQIPDGKDTSWLWDVDYSVLSDRRVFVMGERRTDLALRLETDDVPFEVSDDVASIVAKVKAEQPDITKIDVIANYTAFQQIRTAYGRVQ; this is encoded by the coding sequence ATGAGCGAACTTCCCTTGCGAGCCCATTTGGCCTCGGCCCTGGGCAAGGGTGCGGCTACGCTGTCCCGGGCCACCGGGCGCGGCGACGGGTCCGTCATTGGCGGCCGGGTCGCGCTGAAGGTCGAGCCGGAACTGCTCGCCAAACTCGCCCAGGGCCGGCGGCTGACCCTCGTCAGCGCCACCAACGGCAAGACCACGACCACCCGGCTGATCGCGTCGGCACTGCGCGAGCTCGGTGAGATCGCGACCAACGAGCAAGGCGCGAACATGCCCACAGGGCATATCACCGCACTCGCCGCAAGGCCCAACGCCCGCAATGGTGTTCTGGAAACTGACGAGAAGTACCTGCCGCAGGTACTGGAGGCGACATCACCCGCGGTTGTGGTGCTGATGAACCTGAGCCGCGACCAGATGGACCGCGCCTCCGAGATCAACCTGCTCGCGAAGAAGTGGCGCGAGTCGCTGCAGAAGAGCGAGGCACACGTCATCGCCAACGCCGACGATCCGCTGGTGGCCTGGGCCGGGTTGGGTGCCCGGCACGCCACGTGGGTCGCCGCGGGACAGCGCTGGAAGGAGGACTCCTGGTGCTGCCCTGACTGCGGCGGGCACCTCAAGCGCGAACCCGACCCGCACTGGGAGTGCCCGGAGTGCGGGCTGAGCCGCCCCGAGGCCACGTGGAGCGTGGACAACGACGCCGACGTCGTCATCACCCCCGACGGCCAGCGCATGAAGCTCGACCTCGGACTCCCCGGCGGCGCCAACCGCGCCAACGCCGCTGTCGCCCTGGCGACGGCGGCCACCTACGGTATCCACTCCAAGCAGTCGCTGCCCCGGCTGCGGGAGATCCGCTCGGTGGCCGGGCGCTACACCTCCGTCGTCACCAACGGGGTCGAGGTGCGGCTGCTGCTGGCGAAGAACCCGGCCGGGTGGCTGGAGTCGTTCGCTGTTCTGGGACCGCCGCGGATCCCGGTGATCCTGGCCGTCAACGCCCAGATCCCCGACGGCAAGGACACATCGTGGCTGTGGGACGTCGACTACAGCGTGCTGAGCGACCGCCGCGTGTTCGTCATGGGTGAGCGCCGCACCGACCTGGCACTGCGGCTGGAGACCGACGACGTTCCCTTCGAGGTGAGCGATGATGTCGCCAGTATCGTCGCCAAGGTCAAGGCCGAGCAGCCCGACATCACCAAGATCGACGTCATCGCCAACTACACGGCTTTCCAGCAGATCCGCACCGCGTACGGCCGGGTGCAGTAG
- a CDS encoding DUF4395 domain-containing protein, producing MQVDPRGQRFAAAVSALVLAVVLASGSAMLLAAQGLVFAVAAVAGVRYSPYGLLYAIHVRPKLGPPRELADAAPLRFAQGVGLAFVVVGLVGYLFAGVWFGGVPTALAFLVAFLNAAFGLCPGCEMYVLLNRLRPPWQGRMTEPSPR from the coding sequence ATGCAGGTCGACCCACGAGGGCAGCGGTTCGCCGCCGCCGTTAGCGCGCTGGTACTCGCCGTAGTACTGGCCAGTGGGAGCGCCATGCTGCTGGCCGCCCAGGGTCTGGTCTTCGCTGTTGCCGCGGTCGCCGGGGTCCGCTACTCCCCCTACGGGCTGCTCTACGCAATCCACGTGCGACCGAAGCTTGGGCCGCCTCGGGAACTGGCGGACGCCGCTCCGCTGCGGTTCGCGCAGGGTGTGGGACTCGCCTTCGTCGTGGTCGGGCTGGTGGGGTACCTGTTCGCCGGCGTCTGGTTCGGGGGCGTCCCCACCGCGCTTGCGTTCCTCGTCGCCTTTCTGAACGCCGCCTTCGGCCTGTGCCCGGGCTGCGAGATGTACGTACTACTCAACCGCCTGCGACCCCCCTGGCAGGGGCGTATGACCGAGCCGTCACCGCGGTAG
- a CDS encoding type 1 glutamine amidotransferase, whose translation MSDDSSVLRIVWIYPDLLSTYGDQGNALILRRRAEQRGIRTEIVYVYSSDPVPVEGDIYLLGGGEDRPQTLAAERLRSDGGLKRAAESGAAVLAVCAGYQIVGESFGDDDDNPLPGVGILDIRSGRGETRAVGEIVADVAPELGGGRITGFENHQGRTALGPSATPLSRTLKGIGNDGTSEGAYQGTVLGTYLHGPALPRNPALADLLLSMRVGQLQPLPPSWGERLHEERLAAVM comes from the coding sequence ATGAGCGACGACAGCAGCGTGCTGCGTATCGTCTGGATCTATCCGGACCTGCTCAGCACCTACGGCGACCAGGGCAACGCGCTGATCCTGCGCCGCCGCGCCGAGCAACGCGGTATCCGCACCGAGATCGTGTACGTGTACTCCAGTGACCCCGTGCCGGTCGAGGGCGACATCTACCTGCTGGGCGGGGGCGAGGACCGTCCGCAGACCCTCGCCGCCGAGCGGCTGCGCTCCGACGGCGGGCTGAAGCGCGCCGCCGAGAGCGGCGCGGCCGTGCTCGCGGTCTGCGCGGGGTACCAGATCGTCGGCGAGAGCTTCGGCGACGATGACGACAACCCGTTGCCGGGCGTGGGGATCCTGGACATCCGCAGCGGGCGCGGCGAGACCCGGGCGGTCGGCGAGATCGTCGCCGACGTCGCCCCCGAGCTGGGCGGCGGCAGGATCACCGGTTTCGAGAACCACCAGGGCCGGACGGCCCTCGGCCCGAGCGCCACGCCACTGTCGCGGACCCTCAAAGGGATCGGCAACGACGGCACGTCCGAGGGCGCCTACCAGGGCACCGTCCTGGGGACCTACCTGCACGGCCCCGCACTGCCGCGCAACCCCGCCCTCGCCGACCTGCTGCTGAGCATGCGCGTGGGCCAGCTCCAGCCCCTGCCGCCGTCCTGGGGCGAGCGCCTGCACGAGGAGCGGCTCGCGGCCGTGATGTGA
- a CDS encoding sulfurtransferase, which translates to MSRSDVLVDADWVEAHLNDPNVVLVEVDEDTSAYDKGHIPNAIKIDWKQDLQDPVRRDFIDRTGFEKLLSERGISNDDTVVLYGGNNNWFAAYAYWYFRLYGHQNVKLLDGGRKKWELDSRELTDEVPTRAKTNYTAQEQDTSIRAFREEVVDAIGTKDLVDVRSPDEFVGKLLAPAHLPQETSQRPGHIPTARNIPWAKTANEDGTFKSDEELRELYTEAGVDLNKDIIAYCRIGERSSHTWFALHELLGLENVKNYDGSWTEYGSLVGVPVELGEAK; encoded by the coding sequence ATGAGCCGCTCCGATGTCCTTGTGGACGCCGATTGGGTGGAGGCCCACCTGAACGACCCAAATGTGGTTCTCGTCGAGGTTGACGAGGACACATCGGCCTACGACAAGGGACACATCCCCAACGCCATCAAGATCGACTGGAAGCAGGATCTCCAGGACCCGGTCAGGCGGGACTTCATCGACCGTACGGGATTCGAGAAGCTGCTCTCCGAGCGCGGCATCTCCAACGACGACACGGTCGTGCTCTACGGCGGCAACAACAACTGGTTCGCCGCCTACGCGTACTGGTACTTCAGGCTCTACGGGCACCAGAACGTCAAACTGCTCGACGGCGGCCGCAAGAAGTGGGAGCTCGACTCCCGCGAGCTGACCGACGAGGTGCCCACGCGGGCCAAGACCAACTACACGGCCCAGGAGCAGGACACCTCGATCCGCGCCTTCCGCGAGGAGGTCGTCGACGCGATCGGGACGAAGGACCTCGTGGACGTGCGCTCCCCCGACGAGTTCGTCGGCAAGCTGCTCGCCCCGGCGCACCTGCCCCAGGAGACCTCGCAGCGTCCGGGGCACATCCCCACGGCGCGCAACATCCCCTGGGCCAAGACCGCCAACGAGGACGGCACGTTCAAGTCCGACGAGGAGCTGCGCGAGCTCTACACCGAGGCCGGTGTCGACCTGAACAAGGACATCATCGCCTACTGCCGTATCGGCGAGCGCTCGTCGCACACGTGGTTCGCGCTGCACGAGCTGCTCGGCCTGGAGAACGTGAAGAACTACGACGGATCGTGGACCGAATACGGCTCGCTGGTTGGCGTGCCGGTGGAGCTTGGGGAGGCCAAGTGA